A region from the Mercenaria mercenaria strain notata chromosome 7, MADL_Memer_1, whole genome shotgun sequence genome encodes:
- the LOC123554085 gene encoding uncharacterized protein LOC123554085, translating into MLSSYRTNLLALYKGDNTHIPSRSTLENSSLLTGSIKYAGYQVAYIAWGFILQLIVLFLSALVISIIIALIRLGIYQWILTLLSSIWPAVLMTIMVMLAQTILTKYAFLQENGEVLAIDNR; encoded by the exons ATGTTATCTTCGTACAG GACAAATCTGTTAGCCTTATATAAGGGAGACAACACGCATATTCCATCCAGGTCTACTCTAGAAAATTCATCTCTTCTG ACTGGAAGTATCAAGTATGCTGGATACCAAGTGGCTTATATTGCATGGG GTTTTATTCTACAATTGATAGTTTTGTTCCTTTCTGCGCTTGTCATCAGCATAATAATAGCTTTGATCCGCCTTGGCATTTATCAATGGATTTTGACCCTTTTGTCTAGTATATG GCCAGCAGTTTTGATGACTATAATGGTCATGTTGGCACagacaattttgacaaaatatgcgTTCTTGCAAGAGAATGGGGAAGTTTTAGCGATTGACAACAGGTAA
- the LOC128558300 gene encoding receptor for retinol uptake stra6-like: protein MYGNSMRIIKRIRKVGTQSLRRGGATVSTMNNFQTCCLKHGSPMNIIGKSHRFLYAAAWGSIAFLATDLILGFVEIVELSGPPYVTVFNKVLSMIIIGVDYFPMFAALALESVTGYMIGTAYAWMLLIVQIFTEAECELAAQARLVLFFRDLPNLICLGYLSVSLPVRAIWALRKTSIGLISSSERVSVLKLTKKAEFSSEAKHVKRLLKPLPPPTEPPSTCNDKLIVMLKTFVSDWIYQSKHGFKYSARMLSIMVIGLMLIYKVTLEVTVVIVSFLKLIQDSLQKELAEIGWSAKANETQDTSDLRQRIYLFYNILIDVKKNVKKNSLQKSKGLEEVY from the exons ATGTATGGAAATTCTATGAGAATTATTAAGCGAATACGCAAAGTTGGAACACAGAGTTTAAGAAGAGGTGGCGCAACAGTTAGCACAATGAACAATTTTCAGACTTGCTGTTTAAAACACGGAAG tccTATGAACATTATTGGGAAATCGCATCGTTTCCTGTACGCTGCCGCATGGGGATCTATTGCTTTCCTTGCTACTGATCTGATACTTGGTTTTGTGGAGATTGTTGAACTTTCAGGACCACCATATGTTACCG TGTTCAATAAAGTACTGTCAATGATAATTATTGGTGTAGACTATTTTCCAATGTTTGCCGCTCTCGCTCTTgaatctgtcactggttatatGATTGGCACAGCCTACGCCTGGATGTTACTTATTGTGCAGATATTCACGGAGGCAGAGTGTGAGTTGGCTGCT CAAGCTCGGCTGGTTTTGTTTTTTCGAGACCTTCCTAACCTAATATGCCTCGGATACTTGTCTGTCAGTCTGCCAGTGCGGGCTATTTGGGCATTACGAAAGACGTCAATAGGGCTTATATCGTCGTCAGAAAGGGTATCTGTCCTTAAACTGACCAAAAAAGCAGAATTCTCGTCTGAAGCAAAGCATGTGAAGAGATTATTGAAGCCACTCCCACCCCCAAC AGAACCACCGTCAACATGTAACGACAAACTGATTGTAATGTTGAAAACCTTTGTCAGTGACTGGATATACCAAAGTAAACACG GTTTTAAATATTCTGCAAGAATGCTGTCCATTATGGTAATCGGATTAATGTTGATTTACAAG GTTACACTTGAGGTAACAGTAGTTATTGTGTCATTTTTGAAGTTGATTCAAGATTCGTTACAAAAAGAGTTGGCTGAAATAGGATGGTCGGCGAAGGCAAATGAAACCCAGGATACATCTGATTTAAGACAAAGAATATATCTATTTTATAATATTCTTATTGATGTAAAGA aaaatgttaaaaagaacAGTTTACAAAAATCTAAAGGTTTAGAAGAAGTTTACTGA
- the LOC128558301 gene encoding fibropellin-1-like: MYAKTDILGIQKGRQCIQDYDECVQNPCINGGTCYNNEGSYTCYCPPGWTGPNCEIDVDECLTNPCLNGGTCINNAGSYTCPCPDGYTGENCETDVNECLTNPCLYGGTCFNTPGSYVCQCIAGRTGVNCERDVDECLELDICKNGGTCINTQGSYLCNCPQQWTGTHCENDVNECILGLSRCENGATCINTIGGYECICPPGYTGPLCAADINECLMNPCLNGGTCINNFGSYVCICLPDYTGPNCENEEETSRETPLRARRNRSEDRNKNSSTPVGFKTAYHENECLMFPCQHGATCNNLPGTYECICADGWEGDNCQIGTTNYRNFIFIRNNTSMSVLSRNRVSTEVLASILLAPMTVYVYLTIQGTIVKMINTKDIVDLVKVRLKKE; encoded by the exons ATTATGACGAATGTGTACAGAATCCATGCATCAACGGTGGAACGTGTTATAACAATGAAGGTTCCTATACATGTTACTGTCCGCCTGGTTGGACAGGACCTAACTGTGAAATCG ATGTAGATGAATGCTTAACCAACCCATGTCTAAATGGTGGTACTTGCATAAACAATGCCGGATCGTACACTTGTCCGTGCCCGGACGGATATACAGGAGAGAACTGTGAAACTG ACGTCAACGAATGTTTGACCAATCCATGCCTATATGGCGGCACTTGTTTCAACACACCAGGCTCTTACGTATGTCAGTGTATAGCAGGTCGGACCGGTGTCAACTGTGAACGAG ATGTTGATGAATGTTTAGAGCTAGATATATGTAAGAATGGCGGTACATGTATCAATACACAGGGATCATACCTCTGTAACTGTCCACAACAATGGACCGGAACACATTGTGAAAATG ATGTGAATGAATGTATTCTTGGTCTGTCTCGATGCGAAAATGGAGCGACGTGTATAAATACAATTGGAGGGTATGAATGCATATGTCCGCCAGGTTACACTGGCCCGCTATGTGCAGCAG ATATCAATGAGTGCCTTATGAATCCATGTCTCAACGGGGGCACTTGCATCAACAACTTTGGTTCGTATGTCTGTATATGTTTGCCTGATTATACAGGACCAAACTGTGAAAATG AAGAAGaaacatcaagagaaacaccgTTAAGGGCGCGACGAAACAGATCAGAAgacagaaataaaaacagttcAACACCAGTGGGATTTAAAACAGCTTATC ATGAAAATGAGTGTTTGATGTTCCCATGTCAGCATGGTGCTACCTGTAACAACCTCCCTGGAACATACGAGTGTATTTGTGCTGATGGTTGGGAAGGTGATAATTGCCAGATAGGTACGACAAACTaccggaattttattttcatacggAATAAC ACATCAATGAGTGTCTTATCACGAAACCGTGTCTCAACAGAGGTACTTGCATCAATACTTTTGGCTCCTATGACTGTGTATGTCTACCTGACTATACAGGGCACAATTGTGAAAATG ATAAACACAAAAGACATAGTCGACTTGGTTAAAGTACGTCTGAAGAAAGAGTAA